One genomic segment of Vibrio mimicus includes these proteins:
- a CDS encoding LysR family transcriptional regulator encodes MKALNDLNLFVETARQGSFSKAANSLSLTTAAVSAAIRRLEEQVQFPLFVRSTRNIRLTHEGEIFLAKTQSAIATLQEGLDQIACARGQLAGQLHISAPSDLGRNLLLDWIDEFIALHPNVTVKLDLSDRLTDMYANPVDIAIRYGQPADSNLVAMLLCDSNERVLCASPEYLAAHPPILHPDDLQHHNCLCFMLADTLHNKWILSRNGETHSVVVQGNPACNDGEVVHRLAVKGKGIANKSLMDISQDIIDGRLVRILPEWESGPVPIYMVCADRRLITPTIRAFQEFIREKGCQQRRAVLTAIQEREQNPR; translated from the coding sequence ATGAAAGCACTCAACGATTTGAATTTGTTTGTCGAAACGGCGCGCCAAGGCAGTTTTTCTAAAGCCGCCAACAGCTTATCACTCACAACCGCAGCCGTGAGCGCCGCCATTCGCCGTTTGGAAGAACAAGTGCAATTTCCGCTGTTTGTGCGTTCAACGCGCAATATTCGTTTGACACACGAGGGGGAAATATTTCTCGCCAAAACCCAAAGCGCGATTGCCACTCTACAAGAAGGTTTGGATCAAATCGCTTGTGCGCGTGGCCAGTTGGCTGGGCAACTGCACATTAGCGCGCCTTCCGATTTGGGGCGTAATTTGCTGCTCGACTGGATTGATGAATTTATCGCGCTGCACCCGAATGTCACCGTGAAACTGGATCTCTCCGATCGTCTGACGGATATGTACGCCAATCCGGTCGATATCGCGATTCGTTATGGTCAGCCCGCCGATTCCAATTTGGTCGCCATGTTGCTGTGCGATTCTAACGAGCGCGTATTGTGTGCTTCGCCAGAGTATTTGGCCGCTCACCCGCCCATTCTGCATCCTGACGATTTACAGCATCACAACTGTCTGTGCTTTATGCTGGCCGATACGCTGCACAACAAATGGATTTTGAGCCGCAATGGCGAAACGCACAGTGTGGTGGTGCAAGGCAATCCTGCCTGTAATGATGGCGAAGTGGTACACAGATTGGCGGTAAAAGGCAAAGGCATTGCCAATAAATCGCTGATGGACATCAGTCAGGACATTATTGATGGGCGTTTAGTGCGAATTTTGCCGGAATGGGAAAGCGGCCCTGTACCCATTTATATGGTGTGTGCCGATCGACGTTTGATCACCCCAACCATTCGCGCGTTTCAGGAGTTCATTCGTGAAAAAGGCTGCCAACAACGACGTGCGGTGCTGACAGCCATTCAAGAGCGAGAGCAAAATCCTCGTTAG
- a CDS encoding LysR family transcriptional regulator, producing the protein MNVNLDDLYLFTQTVMHGGISAAAQVHQLQRSKVSRRLQELEKALGCQLLIRTTRSIELTEHGQRLIELIGQPMAHIQQGLAVMSEHNQPSGGKVRLAIPSALVTSAAFNAIIREFSRRYPAVALEIENHQQSVDLRRQAFDLQLLPDMVKVSDDSYVQFSLLPYRSHLVASKEYLAKYPAINSVKDLRHHRLLTNRYNANLLDPGLPLALKSDDLHLLRSMAIAGQGIAFIPQVHSKPALEEGNLVEVLPNLRHPQQHLTLIYPSAVYLPQKVKVLIELFREKFQ; encoded by the coding sequence ATGAACGTTAATCTTGATGATCTGTATCTCTTTACACAAACAGTTATGCATGGCGGCATCAGTGCCGCGGCACAAGTTCACCAGTTACAGCGTTCAAAAGTGAGCCGTCGTTTGCAAGAACTGGAGAAAGCACTGGGCTGCCAGTTATTAATCCGTACAACACGTTCGATCGAGCTGACGGAACACGGCCAACGTTTGATTGAATTGATAGGCCAGCCGATGGCGCATATTCAGCAGGGTTTAGCCGTCATGTCGGAACATAATCAGCCGTCTGGCGGTAAAGTGCGTTTGGCTATTCCTTCTGCATTGGTGACCTCGGCGGCGTTTAACGCCATTATTCGCGAATTCAGTCGGCGTTACCCCGCGGTGGCCTTGGAGATTGAAAACCATCAGCAAAGTGTTGACTTGCGCCGCCAAGCTTTTGATCTTCAGTTGTTACCTGACATGGTAAAAGTGAGTGATGACAGCTATGTGCAGTTTAGCCTGTTGCCTTATCGCTCGCATTTGGTGGCATCTAAAGAATATTTAGCAAAGTATCCGGCGATTAATAGTGTGAAAGATTTACGTCACCATCGGTTGCTTACCAATCGTTATAACGCGAATTTGCTTGATCCCGGGCTACCGCTGGCACTCAAATCGGACGATTTACATTTGCTGCGTTCGATGGCGATTGCTGGCCAAGGCATAGCTTTTATTCCTCAAGTGCATTCAAAGCCAGCGTTAGAGGAAGGAAACTTAGTGGAAGTGCTGCCAAACTTACGTCATCCCCAGCAGCATTTGACCTTAATCTATCCTTCGGCAGTTTACCTCCCTCAGAAAGTCAAAGTGCTTATCGAATTGTTTCGTGAAAAATTTCAATAA
- a CDS encoding YeeE/YedE family protein, with product MLLGISATLMLLMNGKIAGISGILTGLLTPKSRDFAWRLLFVVGMVCGGVIGARLLGHHVPTDFGVSGVVLAAAGLLVGVGTRLANGCTSGHGICGIGRLSKRSIVATCVFMVVAAVTVFVRLHLM from the coding sequence ATGCTTTTAGGGATTTCAGCGACATTGATGTTGCTGATGAACGGAAAAATTGCTGGGATCAGTGGCATTTTGACGGGTTTACTGACGCCTAAATCGCGCGACTTTGCATGGCGACTGCTGTTTGTGGTTGGCATGGTTTGCGGTGGTGTGATAGGTGCTAGGCTTCTTGGTCATCATGTCCCAACCGATTTTGGTGTGAGTGGTGTTGTGCTTGCAGCTGCAGGTTTATTGGTCGGCGTGGGTACACGACTGGCGAATGGCTGCACCAGTGGACACGGTATCTGCGGTATTGGTCGCTTGTCTAAGCGATCCATCGTTGCGACTTGTGTATTTATGGTCGTTGCTGCTGTCACGGTTTTCGTTCGTCTTCATCTGATGTAA
- a CDS encoding putative quinol monooxygenase translates to MIHLLAEIKAFPDSVEQVQALLEALLEPSRNETGCCQYELYRDNSIEGLFLMQEIWCSEESLQKHQQSDHFQHFQQKIGEREMLEYLQLRPLTFVG, encoded by the coding sequence ATGATTCATCTGTTAGCGGAAATCAAAGCTTTCCCCGATTCGGTAGAGCAAGTACAAGCGCTGCTTGAGGCTCTACTCGAACCCAGCAGAAACGAAACGGGTTGTTGCCAATATGAACTGTATCGCGACAACTCGATCGAAGGGCTGTTTTTAATGCAGGAAATCTGGTGCTCGGAAGAGAGCTTGCAAAAGCATCAGCAGAGCGACCATTTTCAGCATTTTCAGCAAAAGATCGGTGAGCGCGAGATGTTGGAATACCTCCAGTTACGCCCACTGACTTTTGTTGGCTAA
- a CDS encoding YeeE/YedE family protein has product MHNVLFRVTSLVAGLLFGLGMVVSGMADPAKVIGFLDVAGAWDPSLMFVMGGALAVFMPAYFLLIKPKAKPVNAKVFCLANNTKIDRRLISGSVIFGLGWGLVGICPGPIVSSLALGNLGAWVFFPAMMLGLGLTNLLICIKNRKETQTQTA; this is encoded by the coding sequence ATGCATAACGTATTATTTCGTGTGACTTCGCTCGTCGCTGGTCTGTTATTTGGCTTAGGTATGGTGGTATCAGGCATGGCCGATCCAGCCAAAGTGATTGGGTTTCTGGATGTCGCAGGCGCTTGGGATCCAAGCTTGATGTTTGTGATGGGTGGTGCTTTAGCAGTGTTCATGCCTGCTTATTTTTTACTGATCAAACCGAAAGCCAAACCCGTGAATGCCAAAGTGTTCTGCTTGGCCAATAACACCAAGATTGATCGTCGGTTGATCTCGGGCTCTGTGATCTTTGGTTTGGGTTGGGGGTTAGTGGGGATTTGCCCGGGGCCGATTGTCTCCAGCTTAGCATTAGGCAATTTAGGAGCATGGGTCTTTTTTCCTGCCATGATGCTTGGCTTAGGTCTTACTAATTTATTGATCTGTATTAAAAATCGTAAAGAAACTCAGACACAAACCGCCTAA
- a CDS encoding efflux RND transporter permease subunit, whose translation MDSRLGISGRIAAAFQNSAMTPLLALVGLLMGLFAVMVTPKEEEPQIDVTFADVYIPFPGASPREVESLVTSPAEQVISEIEGIDKIYSFSQPDGAMIVAIFKVGVPRNDAVVRIYNKLYSNKDWMPQGVGVGEPIIKPKGIEDVPIVTITLADKSDRFNQQQLTQVAHGLETELKRIPGTRDIYTVGGQNTIVDVRLDPAKMNSFGITLDQLNQSLPAANQSSPMLRLTHDNQEFPVQVGQFLTRVEEVKQLVVGLHNGTPVYLEDIATVSFGVNTPTQNVWTGDREGIHPAVTIAVAKKGGENAVDVAKAVEARLVSLENQLIPQGIDVDITRDYGQTAADKSNTLIGKLAFATTAVVILVLLTMGWRESIVVGMAIIVTLMITLFASWAWGFTLNRVSLFALIFSIGILVDDAIVVVENIHRHMAMGKRKLSELIPPAVDEVGGPTILATLTVIAALLPMAFVSGLMGPYMSPIPINASMGMLISLAVAFVLSPWLAGKFLKAGHHQEESKAANGIFHKIMSPFVTTPKQGRNRLFLLLTILALIAGSVLLPVFQAVVLKMLPFDNKSEFQIVLDMPEGSSLEKTQRVLFEMGAALNDVPEVRDYQIYAGTAAPINFNGLVRHYFMRNQANQGDIQVNLLGRKERDRDSHTIASQLRPELNEIAQRFGGKVKVVEVPPGPPVWSPILAEVYGPTQEIRNEAARQVREIFRETKDIVDVDMYLPEIHEKWQVVIDRSKAAHFQVPYASIVDALATAVGGKPITYLHSEHSKYPIPIQIQAAETAKVRLEQVLNMKVGSSNGYAYPLSDLVEVRQTRMDDYIVHKNLVPMVMVVGDMSGELDSPLYGMFEIGFALDEQMGLAQYYIHQPDGLSGVAVAWDGEWTVTYETFRDMGIAYAVGMVLIYLLVVAQFKSYLVPLIIMAPIPLTIIGVMPGHALLGAQFTATSMIGMIALAGIIVRNSILLVDFINQQVEQGMEFSEAVIQSAAVRAKPIMLTALAAMIGAVFILDDPIFNGLAISLIFGIFVSTVLTLLVIPVLYYVVMRKRFAAH comes from the coding sequence ATGGATAGTCGACTCGGTATTTCGGGTCGCATCGCTGCGGCCTTTCAAAATTCAGCCATGACGCCACTGCTCGCCTTAGTCGGTTTGCTGATGGGGTTATTTGCGGTCATGGTGACTCCGAAAGAAGAAGAACCGCAGATTGATGTGACGTTTGCGGATGTCTATATTCCGTTTCCCGGCGCTTCTCCTCGTGAAGTAGAAAGTTTGGTCACCTCACCGGCAGAACAAGTGATTTCCGAAATTGAAGGGATCGATAAGATCTACTCGTTTTCTCAACCAGATGGCGCAATGATTGTTGCCATTTTCAAAGTTGGCGTACCGCGTAATGATGCGGTAGTACGTATCTACAACAAACTCTATTCCAACAAAGATTGGATGCCACAAGGCGTTGGCGTGGGTGAACCCATCATCAAACCGAAAGGGATTGAAGATGTGCCGATTGTCACCATTACTTTGGCGGATAAGAGTGATCGCTTCAATCAACAGCAACTGACGCAAGTCGCGCACGGTTTAGAAACCGAGCTCAAACGCATTCCTGGCACGCGTGATATCTACACGGTTGGCGGACAAAATACCATTGTTGATGTGCGTCTTGACCCCGCCAAAATGAACAGCTTTGGCATTACGTTAGATCAGCTCAATCAAAGTCTGCCGGCGGCTAATCAAAGCTCACCGATGCTGCGTTTAACCCACGATAACCAAGAGTTTCCGGTGCAAGTCGGTCAGTTCTTAACTCGTGTGGAAGAGGTGAAACAGTTGGTGGTTGGGCTGCACAATGGCACGCCCGTTTATTTGGAAGATATCGCGACCGTTTCCTTTGGTGTTAACACGCCCACTCAAAACGTATGGACGGGGGATCGCGAAGGCATTCATCCAGCGGTCACTATTGCGGTGGCTAAGAAAGGGGGTGAAAACGCGGTCGATGTCGCTAAAGCGGTGGAAGCCCGTTTAGTTAGCCTTGAAAACCAACTGATCCCGCAAGGGATTGATGTCGATATCACTCGCGATTACGGACAAACCGCTGCTGATAAAAGCAATACCTTGATCGGTAAACTCGCTTTCGCGACGACCGCGGTGGTGATTTTAGTGCTGCTGACGATGGGCTGGCGTGAATCCATTGTAGTTGGTATGGCAATCATCGTTACCCTAATGATTACCCTGTTTGCATCTTGGGCATGGGGTTTTACTCTCAACCGTGTGTCGTTGTTCGCGTTGATTTTCTCCATCGGTATCTTGGTCGATGATGCCATTGTGGTGGTCGAGAACATTCACCGGCATATGGCGATGGGCAAACGCAAGTTATCGGAGCTCATTCCTCCTGCGGTAGATGAAGTCGGTGGGCCAACCATTCTTGCTACCCTAACTGTTATTGCGGCCTTGCTGCCAATGGCATTTGTGTCAGGTTTGATGGGGCCGTACATGAGCCCAATTCCAATCAATGCTTCAATGGGGATGCTCATCTCCCTTGCGGTGGCTTTTGTGCTTTCCCCTTGGCTGGCGGGTAAATTCCTCAAGGCAGGGCATCATCAGGAAGAAAGCAAAGCGGCGAATGGCATTTTCCACAAAATTATGTCGCCTTTTGTCACTACACCAAAACAGGGGCGTAACCGACTGTTTTTGCTACTGACCATTCTGGCTTTAATTGCGGGATCGGTGTTGTTGCCAGTGTTCCAAGCCGTTGTGCTGAAAATGCTACCGTTTGATAACAAGTCGGAATTCCAGATTGTGCTGGATATGCCCGAAGGCAGTTCGCTGGAAAAAACGCAACGAGTGCTGTTTGAGATGGGCGCGGCGCTGAATGACGTTCCTGAGGTTCGTGATTACCAAATCTATGCTGGAACGGCCGCGCCAATTAACTTCAACGGTTTAGTGCGCCATTACTTTATGCGTAACCAAGCCAACCAAGGCGATATTCAAGTGAACTTACTGGGGCGCAAAGAGCGTGACAGAGATAGCCACACCATCGCCAGTCAACTTCGCCCAGAACTGAATGAAATTGCGCAGCGCTTTGGTGGCAAAGTGAAAGTGGTGGAAGTGCCGCCGGGGCCGCCCGTTTGGTCGCCGATTTTGGCGGAAGTGTATGGCCCGACTCAAGAAATCCGTAACGAAGCGGCGCGCCAAGTGCGTGAGATCTTCCGTGAAACGAAAGATATTGTTGATGTGGACATGTATCTGCCGGAAATACATGAAAAATGGCAGGTGGTGATTGATCGCAGTAAAGCAGCGCATTTCCAAGTGCCTTATGCCTCGATTGTCGATGCGCTGGCGACCGCTGTGGGCGGTAAACCCATCACTTATCTGCACAGTGAGCACAGCAAGTACCCGATTCCGATCCAGATTCAAGCTGCGGAAACGGCCAAAGTGCGTTTAGAGCAGGTACTGAATATGAAAGTGGGTAGCAGTAATGGTTATGCTTATCCGCTTTCCGATCTGGTCGAAGTACGCCAAACCCGCATGGATGATTACATCGTCCACAAAAACTTGGTGCCTATGGTGATGGTGGTCGGCGATATGTCAGGCGAGCTGGATAGCCCACTGTACGGCATGTTTGAGATTGGTTTTGCGCTGGATGAGCAAATGGGATTGGCGCAGTACTACATCCATCAACCAGACGGCCTAAGCGGTGTTGCCGTAGCATGGGATGGCGAATGGACGGTGACTTACGAAACCTTCCGCGATATGGGTATCGCTTACGCAGTAGGTATGGTGCTGATTTATCTGTTGGTAGTCGCGCAGTTTAAATCTTACCTTGTACCGCTAATTATCATGGCTCCGATCCCGCTGACTATCATCGGTGTCATGCCCGGCCATGCGTTGTTGGGCGCGCAATTTACTGCCACCTCCATGATTGGGATGATAGCGTTGGCGGGGATCATTGTGCGTAACTCTATCTTGTTGGTGGACTTTATTAACCAACAGGTAGAGCAGGGCATGGAGTTCTCTGAAGCGGTCATTCAATCTGCGGCAGTGCGGGCAAAACCGATTATGCTGACCGCTCTTGCGGCCATGATTGGTGCGGTGTTTATCCTTGATGATCCTATCTTCAACGGTCTGGCGATCAGCTTGATCTTCGGGATTTTCGTCTCCACCGTACTGACCTTGTTGGTGATCCCTGTGCTCTATTATGTGGTGATGCGTAAACGCTTCGCAGCACATTAA
- a CDS encoding DUF2955 domain-containing protein → MKTQRIWFGCASGLALSMLFDWSYGFFAIMLPLFVLSRAERFQLTPLLMVAFSAVWTTLQATFLLEYFQFHPVLMTVAVGLFFLFKCIAMMNPNTYLFGYMGLLVGSIVLNFASYDFIDIEDFNVNLWVISLANIAICAMAFWLFPEPKRDEMQNAMTTPVKSDLDYISQVAMGWIVAMSAFLLFQMADLYDSLSAQASIIIILTPMTLAGSMAMAKIRVIGTALGCLAGLAVQLILGGWYSNGLLFWLAFIIAMGPFCYLLTKGPIKSAIAFSAMSALAVPLTAIVPETKDAFFSILYRFSSIFVAVIATTMLMWVVHHGIRVMSLKHHDVRGLEVK, encoded by the coding sequence ATGAAAACTCAGCGAATTTGGTTTGGCTGCGCCAGCGGCCTTGCCCTAAGTATGCTTTTTGATTGGTCCTACGGTTTTTTTGCCATCATGTTGCCACTGTTTGTTTTAAGCAGAGCAGAGCGTTTTCAACTCACTCCGTTACTGATGGTAGCGTTCTCTGCGGTGTGGACTACATTACAAGCCACCTTTTTGTTGGAATACTTTCAGTTTCACCCTGTGCTGATGACGGTGGCAGTTGGGCTGTTTTTCCTGTTCAAATGCATCGCGATGATGAATCCCAACACTTATTTATTCGGCTATATGGGGCTGTTGGTGGGGTCAATCGTGCTGAATTTTGCTAGCTATGACTTCATCGACATCGAAGACTTTAACGTCAACTTATGGGTCATTTCTCTAGCCAATATCGCTATTTGCGCCATGGCATTTTGGCTGTTCCCTGAGCCCAAGAGGGACGAAATGCAGAACGCCATGACAACGCCAGTAAAAAGCGACCTAGATTACATCAGCCAAGTCGCGATGGGATGGATTGTTGCGATGAGTGCCTTTTTGTTGTTTCAAATGGCGGATCTCTACGATTCACTCTCAGCACAAGCTTCTATCATCATTATTCTGACGCCAATGACCTTGGCGGGCTCGATGGCGATGGCAAAAATTCGGGTGATTGGTACCGCACTGGGCTGCCTAGCCGGCTTAGCTGTGCAGTTGATTTTAGGCGGCTGGTACAGCAACGGCTTGCTGTTTTGGCTGGCTTTTATCATTGCCATGGGACCGTTTTGTTATTTACTCACTAAAGGCCCGATCAAAAGCGCAATTGCTTTTTCAGCGATGTCCGCACTGGCGGTGCCACTCACCGCCATTGTGCCTGAAACAAAAGATGCCTTCTTTTCCATCTTGTACCGTTTTAGTTCCATCTTCGTCGCCGTCATTGCGACCACCATGTTGATGTGGGTCGTGCACCACGGAATACGTGTGATGTCGTTGAAACATCATGATGTTCGTGGGTTAGAAGTGAAATAA
- a CDS encoding ArsR/SmtB family transcription factor, producing MTKQASDHIEIEQMKSNAVEVAELLRVMAHPERLMVLCQLTHREMGVGQLQQGSTLSQSAFSQHLTVLRKHGIIQARKESQQVFYRLADSRITALIQSLQNVFCR from the coding sequence ATGACTAAGCAAGCCAGTGACCACATTGAAATCGAACAAATGAAGAGCAATGCAGTGGAAGTTGCTGAATTACTGCGCGTAATGGCTCATCCGGAACGGCTAATGGTGCTGTGCCAACTGACCCATCGTGAGATGGGTGTTGGGCAGTTACAACAAGGTTCAACATTGAGTCAGTCTGCGTTCTCTCAGCATCTTACCGTGTTGCGTAAGCACGGCATTATTCAGGCGCGTAAAGAGTCGCAACAGGTTTTTTACCGCTTGGCAGATAGCCGAATCACCGCGTTGATTCAAAGTTTACAGAATGTGTTTTGTCGATAA
- a CDS encoding YgaP family membrane protein, which yields MTIENGVRVLAGSMVLLSVILTWFVHPNFLWLTVFVGVNLIQSAFTGFCPAAFFLKKLGLR from the coding sequence ATGACGATTGAAAACGGTGTAAGAGTATTAGCTGGCAGCATGGTTCTGCTTTCAGTCATTCTCACTTGGTTTGTTCACCCTAATTTTCTTTGGCTAACAGTATTTGTGGGCGTAAACCTGATCCAAAGCGCATTCACGGGCTTTTGTCCTGCCGCATTCTTTCTCAAGAAACTAGGATTACGTTAA
- a CDS encoding HlyD family secretion protein yields MTAEHKFRLWMRTLIVLFIVLFFYIIFADQHAPITTEGRVQGYVVQVAPEVSGKVTQVQIRNNQQVHQGDVLFTIDARKYRIALEQAELSLQSALEKEATLYSQREAALANIARTQATYDNAHREYLRLQKLSTQQVISRSALDNAFAQNQVAHANLKAEQQSLKVIEAQLGEGEGQSTAVRVAHNGIEKAQLDLANTQVLAPSDGVVTNLQLEVGSMANANQPMLTFIPTGSLWVTGDFREKSVANVDASYHAMVAFDAYPGQVYDFSLSSRDYGVAAAQQTPNGSLTSVEINNRWVRDAQRTRVNLASDAAMPKALFVGSRATIVLYPQESTFWRWMATWQIKLASVFHYLY; encoded by the coding sequence ATGACGGCAGAACATAAATTCCGACTCTGGATGCGCACACTGATTGTCCTATTCATCGTGCTATTCTTCTACATCATCTTTGCTGATCAGCACGCCCCAATAACCACAGAAGGACGCGTTCAAGGTTATGTTGTGCAAGTAGCACCTGAGGTTTCAGGCAAAGTAACCCAAGTGCAGATCCGTAACAATCAACAGGTACATCAAGGCGATGTACTGTTTACGATTGATGCCCGTAAATATCGAATCGCCTTAGAGCAAGCGGAACTCTCGTTGCAATCAGCCCTAGAGAAAGAAGCAACCCTCTATTCGCAACGCGAAGCGGCTTTAGCCAACATTGCCCGTACGCAAGCCACCTATGACAATGCGCACCGCGAATATTTGCGTTTACAAAAACTCTCGACGCAACAAGTGATTTCACGCTCGGCTCTCGACAATGCCTTCGCTCAAAACCAAGTGGCACACGCCAATCTAAAAGCTGAACAACAGAGCTTGAAAGTGATTGAAGCACAACTTGGAGAGGGCGAAGGGCAAAGCACTGCGGTACGCGTGGCGCATAATGGCATTGAAAAAGCGCAGTTGGATCTGGCGAACACCCAAGTGCTCGCCCCAAGCGATGGCGTAGTCACCAATTTGCAATTGGAAGTGGGCAGCATGGCCAATGCCAATCAACCAATGCTGACTTTTATTCCCACTGGTTCACTTTGGGTTACTGGCGATTTTCGTGAGAAATCCGTCGCCAACGTGGATGCCAGCTATCACGCCATGGTGGCCTTTGATGCTTACCCCGGCCAAGTTTACGACTTCTCCCTCTCTAGTCGAGACTATGGCGTTGCCGCTGCACAGCAGACACCGAATGGCTCTTTAACTAGCGTTGAAATTAACAACCGTTGGGTACGTGATGCGCAAAGAACTCGCGTCAATCTCGCCAGTGATGCTGCCATGCCAAAAGCGCTTTTTGTTGGCTCGCGCGCCACCATTGTGCTGTATCCACAAGAAAGTACGTTTTGGCGCTGGATGGCCACTTGGCAAATTAAGCTGGCTAGCGTGTTCCATTATTTGTATTAA
- a CDS encoding efflux RND transporter periplasmic adaptor subunit, translated as MKALTWSIALILASSAYAQNQDSSELFTVKTESISQVVELDGVVQPVNQGSLAAQTSGRVVGLYVDVNDYVKKGQVLLEISAVQQSASLDAAKAQLASATAQNREAQAQLNRYRQLFPKGAISKDQMDSAEARARSADAAVKSAQAAVEQAKESLGYTNITAPYDGIVTQRMVELGETVAPGTPLLRGFSLDELRVETEIPQRYQPFVSQVDQFTVRTAQGTLLKPTEFSLFSYADPQSHTFKTRLELPEKTAALMPGMWVKTEFNYGQREVLVVPNSAVLRRAELNAVYRVDNGQRALNPVRLGQVYGDYVEVLSGLEQGDVVVTPAVTAKGE; from the coding sequence ATGAAAGCATTAACTTGGAGTATCGCACTGATCTTGGCTTCTTCGGCTTACGCTCAAAATCAAGACAGCAGCGAGCTGTTTACGGTGAAAACAGAGTCGATCTCGCAGGTGGTCGAATTAGATGGCGTTGTGCAACCTGTCAACCAAGGTTCTTTGGCGGCACAAACCTCGGGGCGAGTGGTTGGCTTATATGTTGATGTCAATGACTACGTCAAGAAAGGCCAAGTGCTGCTAGAAATCAGTGCGGTTCAGCAATCGGCTTCGCTTGATGCAGCTAAAGCCCAACTGGCGAGTGCGACCGCGCAAAACCGTGAAGCGCAAGCGCAATTAAATCGCTATCGTCAACTTTTCCCCAAAGGGGCGATTTCCAAAGATCAAATGGACAGCGCCGAAGCTCGCGCTCGCAGTGCAGACGCGGCGGTGAAATCGGCACAAGCCGCGGTGGAACAAGCCAAAGAGTCCTTGGGTTACACTAATATCACCGCTCCTTATGATGGCATTGTTACCCAGCGCATGGTGGAGCTGGGTGAGACTGTTGCACCGGGTACGCCACTGCTCCGCGGTTTTTCGCTCGATGAACTGCGAGTGGAAACGGAAATTCCGCAACGTTATCAACCATTCGTTTCTCAAGTGGATCAATTTACTGTGCGTACAGCGCAGGGTACTTTGCTCAAACCGACCGAATTCAGCTTGTTTAGCTATGCCGATCCACAATCACATACCTTCAAAACTCGCCTTGAGCTGCCTGAAAAAACGGCTGCGCTAATGCCGGGTATGTGGGTAAAAACCGAATTTAATTACGGTCAACGTGAAGTATTAGTAGTGCCCAACAGCGCCGTTTTACGCCGTGCGGAACTGAACGCCGTATACCGAGTCGATAACGGTCAACGCGCACTCAACCCCGTACGTTTGGGGCAAGTTTATGGTGACTATGTCGAAGTCCTTTCTGGCCTTGAACAAGGTGACGTGGTCGTAACGCCGGCAGTAACAGCAAAAGGTGAATGA
- the nfsB gene encoding oxygen-insensitive NAD(P)H nitroreductase, translated as MNIVQASQSRYSTKAFDASRKLSEQQVADIKELVRMSASSVNSQPWHFILAGSDEGKARIAKAAQGQFSFNERKILDASHVMVFCARTDMDEAYLLSLLENEDKDGRFANEEAKTGMHGARSYFVGLHREALNDVQHWIQKQVYLNVGTLLLGASAMGIDAVPIEGFDAQVLNEEFGLTGKGFNSVVIVPLGYHSEDDFNAKLPKSRWPAEAVFTEL; from the coding sequence ATGAATATTGTTCAAGCGTCTCAGTCCCGCTATTCCACCAAAGCGTTTGACGCAAGCCGCAAGCTGTCTGAACAGCAAGTTGCGGATATTAAAGAGCTAGTACGCATGAGTGCCTCTAGCGTGAACTCTCAGCCTTGGCATTTTATTCTGGCGGGCAGCGATGAAGGCAAAGCGCGCATTGCGAAAGCGGCGCAAGGCCAGTTCTCATTCAATGAGCGCAAAATTTTAGATGCCTCGCACGTGATGGTGTTCTGCGCGAGAACCGATATGGATGAAGCTTACCTGCTGTCTCTACTCGAAAACGAAGACAAAGATGGCCGTTTTGCGAATGAAGAAGCCAAAACTGGCATGCATGGTGCGCGTAGCTACTTCGTAGGTCTACACCGTGAAGCGCTGAATGACGTACAACATTGGATTCAAAAACAAGTTTACCTGAACGTAGGCACACTGCTGCTCGGCGCCTCGGCAATGGGCATTGATGCCGTGCCGATTGAAGGTTTTGATGCGCAGGTTCTGAACGAAGAGTTTGGCTTGACTGGAAAAGGCTTCAACAGTGTCGTGATCGTTCCACTGGGCTATCACAGTGAAGACGACTTCAATGCCAAACTGCCAAAATCACGTTGGCCAGCGGAAGCGGTCTTTACCGAGCTGTAA